Sequence from the uncultured Flavobacterium sp. genome:
GATTACCAAATGCATTCGGGCAATACGATGAAACACCAGAACAAACTCAGGCACTCATCAAAGAATATTTAGATGATAATTTAATCAATATAATTGGCGGTTGTTGCGGAACAACTCCGGATCACATCAGATTAATTGCTGAAGTTGCGAAGGATTATAAGCCACGAGTTGCACCGGTTTTTGCTTAATTTCTTTAGTAGTTTTTCAATAAGTATGAAGAAGATTTTGCTTTTGATTAGTTTAATATTTGTAAGCTGTAATTATACGACTAATACAGTTTTTCAGAAAAAAATTAAATGTGAAGATTGTTTAGTTACCAAAGAAGAAACAGCTGTTGGAATTGCGGAACCTATTTTATTTGAATCATATGGTAAAGATCAAATAGAAGA
This genomic interval carries:
- a CDS encoding NTF2 fold immunity protein, whose amino-acid sequence is MKKILLLISLIFVSCNYTTNTVFQKKIKCEDCLVTKEETAVGIAEPILFESYGKDQIEDQRPYTVTIENDSIWHIEGAFNKIGFGGVFDIKISAKNGKVLYMMHGK